The following are from one region of the Acidobacteriota bacterium genome:
- a CDS encoding ComEC/Rec2 family competence protein encodes MTPCPHRTTGLSAPGLFVLVPMTAGILAAQALSLPAGRLEAGALGLLAASGLALVLRCRLAALLALAALFIALGAGLERREQKRYREGSQSFEAFRERMETGDAWRLEGVTTSLPLLDAAENSIQATIDVETLWDRDGARDVNWTVQLRLYGADGLERPWRRGSRIRFLARLSPPRGYVDRGVRPAALYFHNRGTLLAASCKSPKLVEFLPDEPTAWTRFQFRVRALAGRLSVVRPVVDLAFRTLEAAVSARAGVREAMDDLYLRIDGLLDREVADTDTRDILKALLLGRDIASADVRDRWVDAGIYHLLVISGFHLTLIAAFLGGVLALFRLPRPAHHLLLIVLLRGYVEFVQAGVSVDRAFWVVTLFLLGRMFYREASLLNGTALAAVLLLAVNPWYLRDAGFLLTFVSVFALALLSSPVEKALTRPLDLASRNLFRPEVDLDEDVDHRRGRRCRFALERIHFRAPRWVGKGGFTAMAGGIAFIWRGLCRAVVPSAAVLALLAPLLAWLHLPVSLQGLVATLPALVLVWPVLILLLCLPLALLVAPASAPLLVHVAARLAEGLQGIAERFSGDPAFLFPPAAWGVALFVALAIWALNGRRRRLWAAVAATVGFALLLARAPAPVPGAFTLTMLDVGEGESILIRTPSGRAVLLDAAGLRPVVRVNGPPVEQTDLARKVLIPHLLARGVPRLDALLLSHSDFDHAGSAISLLRHFPVGGVYVSEAEWKNQPATFAEVFRVCRERNIPLRLLAAPDSGEGAGPERSAGGRGPDASLLVLDGLKLRVLHPAADDGETRSNRLSLVLEADFGGVKALLTGDVDRRVENLLLADGRVGPVHLLKCAHHGSRTSTSGRFLDVAAPRLAVMSTGPFHLFRHPSPEVCEALNARGISWWTTRDRGEIELWFAVGGVFPAFPARWAQEDEAFRWAWGNE; translated from the coding sequence ATGACGCCCTGCCCGCACCGAACCACCGGGTTGTCGGCCCCGGGGCTCTTTGTCCTGGTTCCCATGACCGCGGGGATCCTGGCTGCCCAGGCCCTGTCGCTTCCCGCCGGGCGCCTCGAGGCCGGGGCGTTGGGGTTGCTGGCCGCGTCCGGTCTCGCCCTCGTGCTCCGGTGCCGCCTGGCCGCCCTGCTGGCCCTGGCGGCGCTGTTCATCGCCCTCGGCGCCGGGCTGGAGCGCCGGGAGCAGAAACGGTACCGGGAAGGCAGCCAGTCTTTCGAGGCCTTCCGCGAGCGCATGGAGACGGGGGACGCCTGGCGATTGGAAGGGGTCACCACCTCCCTGCCCCTCCTCGATGCGGCGGAGAACTCCATCCAGGCCACCATCGACGTCGAGACCCTGTGGGACCGTGACGGGGCCAGGGACGTGAATTGGACAGTCCAGTTGAGGCTGTACGGCGCCGACGGCCTGGAGCGGCCCTGGCGGCGCGGCAGCCGCATCCGCTTCCTGGCGCGGCTCTCCCCGCCGCGGGGGTATGTGGATCGCGGGGTCCGGCCCGCCGCCCTGTACTTCCACAACCGGGGGACCCTCCTGGCGGCGTCGTGCAAGTCGCCGAAACTCGTGGAGTTCCTGCCCGACGAGCCCACGGCCTGGACGCGGTTTCAGTTCCGCGTCCGGGCCCTGGCCGGGCGCCTGTCCGTTGTCCGCCCGGTCGTCGACCTCGCCTTCCGAACCCTGGAGGCGGCGGTGTCCGCCCGGGCGGGGGTCCGGGAAGCGATGGACGACCTCTACCTCCGGATCGACGGACTGCTGGATCGGGAGGTGGCCGATACGGACACTCGGGACATCCTCAAGGCCCTGCTCCTGGGTCGGGACATCGCTTCCGCCGACGTGCGCGACCGGTGGGTGGACGCGGGGATCTATCACCTGCTGGTCATCAGCGGGTTCCACCTGACTCTCATCGCCGCCTTCCTGGGCGGAGTGCTGGCGCTGTTTCGCCTGCCCCGGCCTGCCCACCACCTGTTGCTCATCGTCCTTCTCCGCGGCTACGTGGAATTCGTCCAGGCCGGCGTCTCGGTGGACCGGGCCTTCTGGGTCGTCACCCTGTTCCTTCTGGGCCGGATGTTCTACCGGGAGGCGAGCCTGCTGAACGGGACCGCCCTGGCTGCCGTGCTGCTGCTGGCCGTGAACCCGTGGTACCTCCGGGATGCCGGATTCCTGCTGACCTTCGTTTCGGTGTTCGCCCTGGCGCTCCTCTCCTCGCCCGTGGAGAAGGCCCTCACCCGGCCCCTGGACCTGGCGTCCCGCAACCTGTTCCGCCCCGAGGTCGACTTGGACGAAGACGTGGACCACCGTCGCGGGCGCCGGTGCCGCTTCGCCCTGGAACGTATCCACTTTCGGGCTCCCCGCTGGGTCGGGAAAGGGGGTTTCACTGCGATGGCGGGGGGGATCGCCTTCATCTGGCGGGGCCTCTGCCGCGCCGTGGTCCCATCCGCGGCGGTTTTGGCCCTCCTCGCCCCGCTCCTGGCATGGCTGCACCTCCCCGTGTCGCTCCAGGGCCTCGTTGCGACCCTCCCGGCCCTGGTTCTGGTCTGGCCCGTGCTGATCCTCCTGTTGTGCCTGCCCCTCGCCCTGCTGGTCGCCCCCGCGTCGGCCCCCCTCCTGGTCCACGTCGCGGCCCGTCTGGCCGAGGGGCTGCAGGGGATCGCCGAGCGGTTTTCGGGGGACCCGGCCTTCCTGTTCCCCCCCGCGGCCTGGGGTGTGGCCCTCTTTGTGGCCCTGGCGATCTGGGCCCTCAATGGCCGTCGGCGACGACTCTGGGCAGCCGTGGCCGCCACTGTCGGCTTCGCCCTCCTGCTTGCCCGGGCCCCCGCCCCGGTGCCGGGCGCATTCACCCTGACCATGCTGGACGTGGGGGAGGGAGAGTCCATCCTGATCCGGACGCCCTCGGGGCGGGCCGTGCTCCTGGATGCCGCCGGGCTGCGCCCCGTGGTCCGTGTGAACGGCCCGCCCGTGGAGCAGACCGACTTGGCCCGTAAAGTTCTGATCCCTCATCTGTTGGCCCGGGGCGTCCCACGGCTGGACGCCCTGCTCCTGTCCCATTCCGACTTCGACCACGCCGGGTCGGCGATATCCCTCCTTCGCCACTTCCCAGTGGGCGGCGTCTACGTTTCGGAAGCGGAGTGGAAGAACCAGCCGGCGACCTTTGCGGAGGTTTTCCGGGTCTGCAGGGAGCGGAACATCCCGCTGCGACTTCTGGCCGCCCCGGACTCCGGGGAGGGGGCGGGACCGGAGAGGTCCGCCGGGGGACGCGGTCCGGACGCTTCGCTCCTGGTCCTGGACGGCCTGAAGCTTCGGGTGCTCCACCCGGCCGCCGACGATGGCGAGACCCGGTCCAACCGGCTGTCCCTGGTGCTGGAAGCCGACTTCGGCGGGGTGAAGGCCCTGCTGACGGGGGACGTGGACCGCCGGGTGGAGAACCTGCTTCTGGCGGACGGCCGCGTCGGGCCCGTGCACCTCCTCAAGTGCGCGCACCATGGGAGCCGGACTTCCACGTCGGGGCGGTTCCTGGACGTGGCCGCCCCGCGGCTGGCGGTGATGTCCACCGGGCCTTTCCATCTCTTCCGGCACCCGTCGCCCGAGGTGTGCGAGGCCCTCAACGCGCGCGGCATCTCCTGGTGGACCACCCGGGACCGCGGCGAGATCGAGTTGTGGTTCGCCGTCGGCGGGGTCTTCCCCGCCTTCCCCGCACGGTGGGCGCAGGAGGACGAGGCGTTCCGCTGGGCCTGGGGGAATGAGTGA
- the priA gene encoding primosomal protein N' codes for MGTGDAPSRLRRVALLAPVHNPYTYLSPGDAPSGAQPGCRVVVPFGNRHANGIVTGVADAAPEGVLLKEIVTVIDREPVLGGAQMELGEWMSRRWFTPPGECFNLFFPPGSSVDTTYAYSPTAAGIAWTSPPGRVPFRDKVLALVRARPGSLKHELARLIPAPGLDRALSDLERAGLLHRDLHVGGSRTGFRQVRFLDLASPVVDPSTFPARQRAALEFVLSHETPLPVFRLVREAGVGYDVVKALEKKGVIRVFTGEDYRDPFRHYEARETEDFTLTTHQREAVRRIGERIRHGVHGKFLVLGVTGSGKTQVYIELIGEALSKGRTAVMLVPEIALTPALTRRFLTHFGSRLALFHSMLSEGERHDQWHRLRRGEARVVVGTRSALFAPLKDPGVVILDEEHDGSYKQDETPRYHARDVAARWAELTGAALVLGSATPAVESFHGAVESGRYELVELPERILSRPLPEVHVVDLAVEFQRFGKGIVIAGSAFRAIADRMRDGEQVMVLLNRRGFAPLLLCRKCGNTLLCAHCSISMTYHAGENRMLCHYCGFVRPVPGACPDCGSTYLQQIGLGTEKLQELFTRKFPGKRVERFDRDTTRERGSMKAILERFERREIDLLVGTQMIAKGHDFPGVTLVVVLSTDISLRIADFRSAERTFQLLTQVAGRSGRGETPGEVYIQTYYPNHYAVRFARSQDYRQFYAEEIGFRKRLLYPPFSRVVFMTFSGRSESEARRLAEGAGGRLREAIRERGLQRDLRVVGPVPAFLEKIKDEYRFSLMVRCFQDEGLHDTLIAFRERCARAKLNWRKITVDVDPMTLS; via the coding sequence ATGGGCACCGGCGACGCCCCGTCCCGCCTCCGGAGGGTGGCGCTCCTGGCGCCGGTCCACAACCCGTACACCTACCTCTCGCCCGGGGACGCACCCTCCGGTGCGCAGCCGGGGTGCCGCGTGGTGGTGCCCTTCGGGAACCGCCACGCCAACGGCATCGTGACCGGTGTTGCCGACGCGGCCCCGGAGGGCGTTCTGCTCAAGGAGATCGTGACCGTCATCGACCGGGAACCGGTGCTGGGCGGGGCCCAGATGGAACTGGGGGAGTGGATGAGCCGGCGGTGGTTCACCCCTCCCGGGGAGTGCTTCAACCTCTTCTTCCCGCCCGGGTCCTCCGTGGACACCACATACGCCTACAGCCCCACCGCCGCGGGGATCGCCTGGACCTCCCCGCCCGGCAGGGTCCCCTTCCGCGACAAGGTCCTGGCCCTGGTCCGCGCCCGGCCCGGGTCCCTCAAGCACGAGCTGGCCCGGCTCATCCCCGCTCCCGGCCTTGACCGGGCCCTGTCCGACCTCGAGCGGGCCGGGCTGCTGCACCGGGACCTCCACGTGGGCGGTTCCCGGACCGGTTTCCGGCAGGTCCGCTTCCTCGATCTGGCCTCGCCGGTGGTGGACCCTTCCACGTTTCCCGCCCGGCAGCGGGCCGCCCTGGAGTTCGTCCTCTCCCACGAGACCCCCCTGCCGGTGTTTCGCCTGGTCCGGGAGGCCGGGGTGGGGTACGATGTAGTTAAAGCCTTGGAAAAAAAGGGTGTTATCCGGGTCTTCACCGGCGAGGACTACCGGGACCCGTTCCGCCACTACGAGGCCCGGGAGACCGAGGACTTCACGCTGACCACCCACCAGCGGGAGGCGGTCCGGCGGATCGGCGAGCGCATCCGGCACGGGGTTCACGGGAAATTCCTGGTGCTGGGGGTGACGGGAAGCGGCAAGACGCAGGTCTACATCGAGTTGATCGGCGAGGCGCTGTCGAAAGGGCGGACCGCCGTCATGCTGGTTCCGGAGATCGCCCTCACCCCCGCCCTGACGCGACGGTTTCTCACCCACTTCGGCAGCCGCCTGGCCCTCTTCCACAGCATGCTCTCCGAGGGCGAGCGGCACGACCAGTGGCACCGCCTGCGGCGCGGGGAGGCCCGGGTGGTGGTGGGGACGCGATCGGCCCTTTTTGCGCCCCTGAAGGACCCTGGCGTGGTCATCCTGGACGAGGAGCACGACGGGTCCTACAAGCAGGACGAGACGCCGCGCTACCACGCCCGCGACGTGGCCGCGCGGTGGGCGGAGCTGACGGGGGCCGCGCTGGTGCTGGGCTCGGCGACGCCTGCCGTCGAGTCTTTCCACGGGGCGGTGGAGAGCGGGCGCTACGAATTGGTGGAGCTGCCGGAGCGGATCCTGTCCCGCCCGCTCCCCGAGGTCCACGTGGTGGACCTGGCGGTGGAGTTCCAACGCTTCGGCAAGGGGATCGTCATCGCCGGGAGCGCGTTCCGCGCCATCGCGGATCGCATGCGGGACGGCGAGCAGGTGATGGTTCTCCTGAACCGGCGGGGTTTCGCCCCCCTGCTCCTCTGCCGCAAGTGCGGGAACACGCTGCTGTGCGCCCACTGCAGCATCTCCATGACCTACCACGCCGGGGAGAACCGCATGCTGTGCCACTACTGCGGCTTCGTCCGCCCGGTCCCGGGGGCCTGCCCCGACTGCGGGAGCACCTATCTGCAGCAGATCGGCCTGGGCACGGAGAAGCTCCAGGAACTCTTCACCCGGAAGTTCCCCGGGAAGCGCGTGGAACGCTTCGACCGCGACACCACCCGCGAGCGCGGCAGCATGAAGGCGATCCTCGAGCGTTTCGAGCGCCGGGAGATCGACCTCCTGGTGGGGACCCAGATGATCGCCAAGGGGCACGACTTCCCCGGGGTCACGCTGGTGGTGGTCCTCTCCACGGACATCTCCCTCCGGATCGCCGACTTCCGCTCCGCGGAGCGCACCTTCCAGCTCCTGACCCAGGTGGCGGGCCGCAGCGGTCGGGGCGAAACCCCGGGGGAGGTCTACATCCAGACCTACTACCCCAACCACTACGCCGTCCGCTTCGCCCGCTCTCAGGACTACCGACAGTTCTACGCCGAGGAGATCGGGTTCCGGAAACGGCTCCTTTACCCTCCCTTCTCCCGCGTCGTCTTCATGACCTTCTCCGGCCGGTCGGAGTCGGAGGCCCGGCGTCTGGCGGAAGGGGCGGGGGGCCGGCTTCGGGAGGCGATCCGGGAGCGGGGGCTGCAGCGCGACCTGCGCGTCGTCGGGCCCGTCCCGGCTTTCCTGGAGAAGATCAAGGACGAGTACCGCTTCAGCCTGATGGTCCGCTGTTTCCAAGACGAGGGGCTCCACGACACACTGATCGCCTTCCGGGAGCGATGTGCCCGGGCAAAGCTGAACTGGCGAAAGATCACCGTGGACGTGGACCCGATGACCCTCTCATGA
- a CDS encoding tetratricopeptide repeat protein, giving the protein MEARDFFEDGVKCFSCGLYEEALDHFGRITHGETDPEGIYVDLAAAFVNECYKCLAIKLISQRQDKEAVKVLGKALERLPGNPEFEFLRGIAYNNALNFPLAIRAFEGILEKDPANLSLITSLALSLLNTGNTDRMEQVVRKILRLNADLFHILAIARFRMKKYSEAEDLLHRAVMEKTPFEEARLKRIAVLIMLKQHDEALREVEDILPHSTEPAAYLKPVAYLRNRIGARSEHPALLELLEADPGFSPTENEIRKWSEELFYRTLAIDVLALPFQGERGNLVSNDWFRGLLVSHYQKMILEGIDLPELYFRLGREFQRLNQFEQAVDFFRKCLEKAPHFLPAKISLAFAFKEHDRVEEAIRTFEELCADFRDMPGMMLQSGDTIFDEAAYKGKENYLRAELQVLLAAAEHNLAYADVYYSIGRIHYLLEDPEQAIEFFDKANLINPNFIRANIGKAVTLMQLNHTDQARDILNNLSGNSTLYGKILFNLAQLYLRAGNAGRAGELLREASGLENEFAVKSREALEQPPFR; this is encoded by the coding sequence ATGGAAGCCAGGGATTTTTTCGAAGACGGCGTCAAGTGCTTCAGTTGCGGTCTTTACGAAGAAGCCCTCGACCACTTCGGTCGGATCACCCACGGGGAGACCGACCCTGAGGGAATCTACGTCGACCTCGCCGCCGCCTTCGTCAACGAGTGCTACAAGTGCCTTGCCATCAAGCTCATTTCCCAGCGGCAGGACAAGGAGGCCGTGAAGGTCCTCGGCAAGGCGCTGGAACGTCTCCCCGGCAACCCGGAGTTCGAGTTTCTCCGCGGCATCGCCTACAACAACGCCTTGAACTTCCCGTTGGCGATCCGGGCCTTCGAGGGGATCCTGGAAAAGGACCCGGCGAACCTCTCCCTGATCACCAGCCTCGCGTTGAGCCTCCTGAACACCGGGAACACGGACCGGATGGAACAGGTGGTGCGGAAGATCCTCCGGCTCAACGCCGACCTCTTCCACATCCTCGCCATCGCCCGTTTCCGGATGAAGAAGTACTCGGAAGCGGAGGACCTCCTCCACCGGGCCGTCATGGAGAAAACCCCCTTCGAGGAGGCTCGCCTCAAGCGCATCGCGGTCCTGATCATGCTCAAGCAGCACGACGAGGCCCTTCGGGAAGTGGAAGACATCCTGCCCCACTCCACCGAACCGGCGGCATACCTCAAGCCCGTGGCCTACCTTCGGAACCGGATCGGCGCCCGGTCTGAGCACCCCGCCCTCCTCGAACTCCTCGAGGCCGACCCCGGGTTTTCGCCCACGGAGAACGAGATCCGCAAGTGGTCCGAAGAGCTGTTCTACCGGACTCTTGCCATCGACGTCCTGGCGCTCCCCTTCCAGGGCGAGCGGGGTAACCTCGTTTCCAACGACTGGTTCCGCGGGCTCCTCGTCTCCCACTACCAGAAGATGATCCTCGAGGGCATCGACCTGCCCGAACTCTATTTCCGCCTGGGTCGGGAGTTCCAGCGCCTCAACCAGTTCGAGCAGGCCGTCGATTTCTTCCGGAAGTGCCTCGAGAAGGCCCCCCACTTCCTCCCGGCCAAGATCAGCCTGGCCTTTGCCTTCAAGGAACACGACCGGGTCGAGGAGGCCATCCGGACGTTCGAGGAGCTGTGCGCCGATTTCCGGGACATGCCCGGCATGATGCTCCAGTCGGGCGACACCATCTTCGACGAGGCGGCCTACAAGGGGAAGGAGAATTACCTCCGGGCCGAACTCCAGGTCCTGCTGGCCGCCGCCGAGCACAACCTCGCCTACGCGGACGTCTACTACAGCATCGGCCGGATTCACTACCTCCTCGAAGACCCGGAGCAGGCGATCGAGTTCTTCGACAAGGCCAACCTGATCAACCCCAACTTCATCCGGGCCAACATCGGGAAGGCCGTGACGCTGATGCAGCTCAATCACACCGACCAGGCGCGGGACATCCTCAACAACCTCTCGGGCAACAGCACCCTTTACGGGAAGATCCTCTTCAACCTGGCCCAGTTGTACCTCCGGGCCGGGAACGCGGGCCGGGCCGGCGAACTGCTCCGGGAAGCCTCCGGGCTGGAGAACGAGTTCGCCGTCAAATCCCGCGAGGCCCTCGAGCAGCCGCCTTTCCGCTGA
- a CDS encoding GAF domain-containing protein, which produces MGSRHTDRLYEQYISKDSVKSLLEMFLAASESQGFRDAVERIFDIVLKMHDYKAVWVFLQDENWDRVSLYAHRGLNPSLVAAEAQTDCSECIIDFVMTTGQVIALKDMAGCKRLLRSIPIDLSEVCCHISLPIKLGWRTVGVLNLGTPTRRNFPVPEIQYLALVAGVLSLRLKAERSGGTGQEGEISPEGLRKLVDKMMDGILLMEKDASVTLLNPKGRTFLENFSEIEKGEFFDRFGRIQGQILEELNSCTDDLMEYELELSPPGGKILRISCVPLDRTPEGVENAFMVIKDVTREKTIARRARMDARVATVGPLLEGLSHELNNPLAAVSGYLQMLMRKHAKDESVMGIADKMEAELKRAITMVQNLIQMKQVDRSRRKRMEIERILIDLFEEFRPVFDRCNIQAAFAAPRGLPPLLVDVEKITQVFRNIIVNAVQKIEESRTRGTLDIAVQEKEGFVQVIFTDSGPKIFSSKRLFGYAPILREDVTVKDMELSLAYCYSVVQEHDGLLYAQTEGGNLTGFVVELPIPGPGD; this is translated from the coding sequence ATGGGAAGCAGGCACACAGACCGGTTGTACGAGCAGTACATATCGAAGGACTCGGTCAAGTCCCTCCTCGAGATGTTCCTCGCCGCCTCCGAATCCCAGGGCTTCCGGGACGCCGTGGAGCGCATCTTCGACATCGTGTTGAAAATGCACGATTACAAGGCCGTCTGGGTGTTCCTCCAGGACGAGAACTGGGACCGGGTGTCCCTTTACGCCCACCGGGGCCTCAACCCCTCCCTCGTGGCGGCCGAGGCCCAGACCGACTGCTCCGAGTGCATCATCGACTTCGTCATGACCACGGGCCAGGTGATCGCCCTCAAGGACATGGCCGGCTGCAAGCGCCTCCTTCGGAGCATCCCCATCGACCTCTCGGAGGTCTGCTGTCACATTTCGCTCCCCATCAAGCTGGGTTGGCGGACCGTGGGAGTCCTCAACCTCGGCACGCCCACCCGGCGGAACTTCCCGGTCCCCGAGATCCAGTACCTCGCCCTGGTGGCCGGGGTCCTGTCCCTCCGGCTGAAGGCGGAACGCAGCGGCGGGACCGGCCAGGAGGGGGAGATCTCCCCGGAAGGCCTGCGGAAGCTCGTGGACAAGATGATGGACGGCATCCTGCTCATGGAGAAGGACGCCAGCGTGACCCTGCTCAACCCCAAGGGCCGCACTTTTTTGGAGAACTTCTCGGAGATCGAGAAAGGGGAGTTTTTCGACCGTTTCGGGCGTATCCAGGGCCAGATCCTCGAGGAACTCAACAGCTGCACCGACGACCTGATGGAGTACGAGCTGGAGCTTTCCCCCCCGGGCGGCAAGATCCTTCGCATCAGCTGCGTACCGCTGGACCGTACCCCCGAGGGCGTGGAGAACGCCTTCATGGTCATCAAGGACGTGACCCGGGAGAAAACCATCGCCCGGCGGGCGCGCATGGACGCCCGGGTGGCCACCGTCGGCCCGCTGCTGGAAGGGCTCTCCCACGAGCTCAACAACCCCCTGGCGGCGGTATCGGGCTATCTCCAGATGCTGATGCGCAAGCACGCCAAGGACGAGTCCGTCATGGGCATCGCCGACAAGATGGAAGCGGAACTCAAGCGCGCCATCACCATGGTCCAGAACCTGATCCAGATGAAGCAGGTGGACCGCTCGCGGCGCAAGCGCATGGAGATCGAGCGCATCCTGATCGACCTTTTCGAGGAGTTCCGCCCCGTGTTCGACCGGTGCAACATCCAGGCCGCCTTCGCGGCGCCCCGCGGGCTGCCCCCCCTCCTGGTGGACGTCGAAAAGATCACCCAGGTGTTCCGCAACATCATCGTCAACGCCGTGCAGAAGATCGAAGAATCGCGGACGCGGGGGACACTCGACATCGCGGTCCAGGAGAAGGAGGGGTTCGTCCAGGTGATCTTCACCGACTCGGGGCCGAAGATCTTCTCCTCCAAGCGCCTGTTCGGCTACGCTCCCATCCTGCGCGAGGACGTCACCGTCAAGGACATGGAACTCAGCCTGGCCTACTGCTACTCCGTCGTCCAGGAGCACGACGGGTTGCTTTACGCCCAGACCGAAGGCGGCAACCTGACCGGCTTTGTCGTCGAGCTCCCGATCCCGGGCCCGGGGGATTAA